The Blastocatellia bacterium sequence GCAGAGCTCATGAATCGCTGTGCCGTCGCTGCGAACGATGGTCAGCTCTTCATCCAACATGGCGTGACCTTCGCGGCAGGCGCGCTGCATGGGCAATTCCGCCGAAGCCACTTCCTGGCCATTGCTAATGACCTTGAATGACAGGCCAAGGGCGGTTGAATGGCTCTTCGATAGGTTCTGCTGCTGCTCGCTGCCGAGCATGCGGGCAAACTCGCGGTTGCCCCAAATATCTTTGCATTGCGGATCGAGCGCGATGCCGATGCCGATGGGCGCCGTGTCAATCAACGCCTGAAATTCCTCGATGCGACGCTGCAACTCGGAGTTGAGGTCTTTGATCTGCGCCTCGGCGCGCTTGCTCTCGGTGATATCGCTCAAAGAGGCGACCCAACCGACGACGTTTCCGGTGGCGTCGCGTTCGGGTTTGTAGGCGACGCGCATGAAGCGGCTGCCGACATCCCTGTAAGGCACTTCAGCCTCGTACTCAATCGCTTCGCCCTTTAACACCCTTTCGATGTAAGGAAGGATGGTTTTGTAAGCTTCTTCACCAATCACATCCGGGATGGATTGGCCAATGATCTGCTCAGGTCGCAAGCCGAATATATCGGCGTAGGCATGGTTGGCGAAAAGAAGGCGTTGGTCTCGGCTGCAATGAGTCAGCATGACCGGGGTAATGTCAGTGATCAGGCGAAGCTGACCCTGGTTGGCGCGCAAGGCTTCTTCGGCGTGGCGGCGCTCGCTGACGATGGCGGCAAGCACCAGTGTCATGATCGCCACTGCCGCGACGAAGACTTGCAGAATCAACAGGGACTCGTTCGGCGTCGGCTCAACGAACGGGCCGTTGCCGCTCCTTGTGCCCCAGACAGCTATCGTCGCCAGTATGGCAATCGTCGTCGTCGCGCCGCGCGGCCCGAACCGGAAGGCTGCCCACAGGAGGAACGGCACGATCAAATGCTCTAAAGGGTAGCGGGCGATCCGCGGCAGCAGCCAGCCATCGAAGATGATGGCGGCGACGCTCGATGAGGAAGCGAGCAAGAGCAAGGCTTCACCAAGCCGCCTCAGTGACCAGCGCTCGGCCGGCCGGTCAAGCCAGGTCACCAGCAACGGCGTGACGACCAGCGCGCCGCCGCCATCACCGAGCCACCAGGTCAGCCAGAGCGCGCCGAAGTTATCCCACGACGCGCCGCCGAGGCAGAGGCTCAGGTTGCCGATAGTCGCGCTGACGACGGTGCTGATTGCCGCAATGACGACGAATTTCAAGATGTCGGGCGTGCGATAAAACGGGCTGCGACCGACAAAGCGGCGCAGCAGGAAGACCGCCGTAACCGCCTCCAGGGTGTTGCCGGCGGCGATGCCGCTAGCGGTGATCAAAGAAACATCGGTCGCCAAATTCACCAGCAGCGCGCCGACAGCTATCGCCGGCGCAATGCGATAGCCGAGCAGCCAGACGGCGGCGATGGCAACGCCGGTCGGCGGCCAGACGGGAGAAACATTGGCGTGAAGAAAGGCGAGCGATAAGCCCAGCCGCGCGGAGCCGAAATAGACGGCGCAAACGGCCAGCAGCAACAGCGGGTAAAGGATTGGCCTGGATTTCGTAGCCGGCTCTCGGATCATCTGACTTCAAGGATTGAGAGCCGCTTAACCCGCGGCCCTGAACAGGAGATTGGTCACAATGCGATTTGCGTCCTCACCTGATTTTATCACTCTCGCGCTATCTTAGTAAAAGGCATCCTCAGCGGGCGGGGCAGGGAGTTCGCTTTGCCACCGCGAAGGACTTGCATCGGGGCAAGAAAAAATGTAAAAAGTGAATGAACCATCATTCATTTTTTGGAAAGGATCAACGATGCCAACCGCACGGCGCGTCGCGCAAACCAACGGCAAGTCCGAAGCCATCCTGCGGGCGGCGATCAAGGTCTTTGCGCGCAGCGGCTTTTTCAACGCGAAGGTTGCCGATGTTGCTCGCGAGGCCGGCGTCGCCGACGGCACCGTCTACCTTTACTTCAAGAATAAAGATGACATCCTGGTGTCGATCTTCAATCACGTCATGGACGAGGCGCTCGGCGCGGGCCGCCGCCGGCTCGACGAAGTCAGCGACCCGCGCGAAAAGCTCGAGCGCATCGTCCACGCACACCTCGACCGACTGGGCCGCGACCGCGACCTGGCCATCGTCTTTCAGGTCGAGCTGCGCTCGTCTACTAAATTCATGGAGCAGTTTTCGGCAACCAAGATCAGCGAATACCTCGACTTGATTCGCGGCGTCATTGAAGAGGGGCAGCGCGGCGGCTTCTTTCGCAAAGGCTTAAACACGACAATCGCCGCCAAGGTGTTGTTTGGGGCGCTCGACGAGATGGCAACCAACTGGGTCTTGAGCCGCCGGCGCTATAGCCTGATTTCGACCGCCGACTCGGTGATCGATCTGCTGCTGAACGGCCTGCAAGCCGCGCCGCCGCGCAAAGGTAACGGATGACCGCAGAGCCACGCACACTGAACGAAGTTTTCAACCTTGCGGTCACGCGCTTCCGCGATGATGAATTCCTGCGCTTCAAGCGCGGCGGCGGGTGGCAATCGTTGACCTATGGCGAAGTGGCTCGCCGGGTCCGTGAGCTGGCGCTGGGGCTTATCCGGCATGGTATCGAGCGTGGTGACCGCGTCGCGATCTGGTCGGAGAATCGTCCGGAATGGAACTTGGCCGATCTGGCGACCCTGGCGACGGGCGCCGTAGACGTGCCGATCTATACCACGCAGTCGCCCGATCAGGTCGAATACATTCTCAACGATTCGGCGGCGCGTGCCATCTTCGTTTCGGGCCCGTTCCTTGACAAGCTCCTGGAGTTGAAGCCGCAATTGCCGTCGCTTGAGTTGGTCTTCGTCTTTGACGAGCCGGCCACAGGCGGCGAAGCGGTAGTCCGCGCCGAAAGCCTGACGAACGCAGGCCGCGCGCTCTACGGCGAGCAGCCCGCCCTCTACGAAACACTTTGGCGGGCGGCGCAGCCCGAAGACCTGGCAACTCTGCTTTACACATCGGGGACGACCGGCGACCCGAAAGGCGTGATGCTGACGCATAAGAATCTGACGGCCAACACGCTGTTGAGCTATCGCTGGAGCGCGCTCGAAAACCGGCGCGACCGTGTCCTGACCTACCTGCCGTTCACACACATCTTCGAGCGCGCGATGTGGTATCTCTTCCTGTATGCCGGCGCGGTGGTTTCTTACGCAGAGAGCATTGACAGCGTCGCCGCCAATCTTGTCGAAGTCCGCCCGACGGTGATGACCAGCGTGCCGCGGATGTTCGAGAAGATCTATGCGCGCATCATCGAGCGCGGCCTCGGGGCAGGATTCCCGAAGAAGCAAATCTTTCTCTGGGCGCTCGGCGTAGGTCATGACTGGGCGGTGCGGCGTAATGAGGGGAGACCTGCGGGCTGGTGGCTATCCCTGCAACACCGCATTGCCGACAAGCTGGTCTTCAGCAAATGGCGCGAAGCAGTCGGCGGGCGGATTCGCGTTTTTATTTCGGGCGGCGCGCCGCTCGCCCCGGAGATCGCCTATCTTTTCGCCGCCGCGGGCCTGCCGATCTTGCAAGGCTACGGCATGACCGAAACCTCGCCTTCGATCTCGTGCAACACCGAAACCCGGAATCGCATTGGCACGGTCGGCCCTGTGCTTGACGGCGTAGAGGTGAAGATTGCCGACGACGGCGAAATCCTCGTCAAAGGCGACACGGTGATGAAGGGCTATTACAACCGCCCCGCAGAGAATGCCGCGGCCTTTACCGAGGATGGCTGGCTGCGCACTGGCGACATCGGCCATCTCGATGAAGACGGGTTTCTGGTGATCACCGACCGCAAGAAAGAGTTGATCAAGACGAGCGGCGGCAAGTACGTTGCGCCGCAGCGTGTCGAGAGCATGATCAAGTCTTCGCGCTTCGTCGCGCAGGTCTTCGTCGTCGGCAACGCTCGCAAGTTTCCAGCGGCCTTGATCGTGCCGAATCTGGAATTGCTGCGGAGCTACGCAGAGATGAAAGGAATCGAATACGAGTCGGACAGCGACCTGCTGCGACATCCACGCATCATCGACCTGATGCAGCGCCAGGTGGACAAATACACTGCCGAGCTGGGCCAGTGGGAGAAGGTAAAGCGCGTCGCCTTGCTGGCCAAAGAGCTGACGATTGAATCAGGCGACCTGACGCCGACGCTGAAAGCGCGCCGCAGCGTCATCGAGAATCATTACGCCTCAGAGATTGATCGCCTATACGCAGACGACCGCAACCCGGTCACGGTGGCGGCGCGGCGCTAGCGGGTTCTGCCGAATGTTTTTAGTGGAGAACGAATGTGAGCTACAAAATCAATAAAGTTGCCGTGCTGGGGGCGGGGACGATGGGCGCGCAGATCGCCGCGCACTTTGCCAACGCCGGAGTTGAAGTGTTGCTGCTTGACATGTCGCCCGCCGAGTTGGCCGCGCAAGAAGCCAAGCGCGGGCTAACGCTCGACAGCCGGGCGGTGCGCAACCGCATCGTCAATGGCGGGTTCGAGGCGGCGCGAAAGATCAAGCCGGCGGCTTTCTTCGCCGCTTCAGTCGCGGGTCTGATAACGACCGGGAATTATACGGATGACCTTGAAAAGCTGGCGGGGGTGGATTGGATCGTTGAAGCCATCGTCGAAAAGCTCGACATCAAGCGCGACCTCTATGCGCAGGTTGAAGCGCATCGGCGGCCCGGCACGATTGTCACCTCAAACACTTCGGGCCTGCCCATCGCCGCGCTGGCCGAAGGGCGCAGTGAAGACTTTCGCCGCCATTTTCTCGGCACGCACTTCTTCAACCCGCCGCGCTACCTGAAGCTGTTAGAGATCATTCCGACGCCCGACACCGCGGCAGAAGTCACAAGCCTTGTCGCTGACTTCTGTGACCGCCGTCTCGGGAAGGGAATCGTTTACGCGAAAGACACGCCGAACTTCATCGCCAATCGCATCGCCTCGTTCAGCTCGCTGAATGCCATTCGCGTCATGCTCGACGGCGAATATTCGATTGAAGAAGTGGATGCGATGACCGGCCCGCTGATCGGGCGCCCGAAATCCGCGTCCTTTCGCACGACTGACATCGTCGGCCTCGACACGGCGCTTTATGTCGCCGAGAACCTCTACCCGATGGTGCCGCATGACGAGAAGCGTGACGCGCTGGTGCCGCCGGACTTTCTCCGCGAGATGGTCAAGCGCGGCTGGGTAGGCAACAAAGCCGGCCAGGGCTTTTACAAGCGCGTCAAAGGCGAAGGCGGGAAGACGGAGTACTGGGTCATCGATTACAAAACCCTCGAATACCGCCCGGCTGAAAAAGTCCGCCAGCCGGCCATCGAAGCCGCCAGGGCGATAGACAATAAAGCCGAGCGCATCCGCACGTTGATCTATGGCAAAGATCGCGTCGGCGAGTTTCTCTGGAAGACGATCAGCGCCAACCTCATCTATGCCGCGAACCGCATCCCTGAGATCAGCGACGACATCCTGAACATCGATAACGCCGTGCGCTGGGGCTTTAATTATGACCTCGGCCCCTTCGAGCTGTGGGATGTGATCGGCGTCGAAAAGTCTGTCGCGCGCATGCGAGAAGACGGTGAGACGATCCCGCCGCTGGTCGAGAAGCTGCTCGCTTCAGGCAAGTCGAGCTTCTATGAACGCCGCGAAGGTCGCACCTATTACTTCGACCTTGAATCGGGCGATTATCGAGAAGCGCCGCAGCAATCGGGGGTGTTGATTCTCAAGTCGCTCAAGGAGCGCCAGCGGGTCATCAAGAAGAATGGCGCGGCGTCGCTGATAGACATCGGCGATGGCGTCGCTTGCCTGGAGTTTCACTCAAAGATGAACGCCATCGGCGCCGACACCGTGGCGATGATGAATTCCGCGGTCAAAGAGGTCGGTGAGAACTTCGAGGCGCTGGTCATTGGTAATCAGGCGGAGAACTTCTCGGTCGGCGCCAATATCATGTTGCTGCTGCTCGGCATTCAGGAAGGCGAGTGGGACGAGATCGGCATGTCCGTGCGGCAGTTCCAGAACGCCAATATGAATCTGCGCTATTCGGCGAAGCCCGTCGTCGTGGCGACGCACGGCATGGCGCTCGGCGGCGGCTGCGAAGTGACGATGCACGGTGACCGAGCGCGAGCGGCGGCTGAAACCTACCTGGGTCTGGTTGAAGTCGGCGTCGGCTTGATCCCCGCGGGCGGCGGCGTCAAAGAACTGGTGCTGCGCGCCACTGAAGGCGCGGCTTCTGGCGGTGACCTCTTTGCCCGCATCCGCAAGGTGTCGGAAACGATTGCGACGGCGAAGGTATCAACCAGCGCTTTCGAGGCGCGCGAGCTTGGCTTCTTGCGTGACACTGACCCGATCACGATGAACCGTGACCGCTTGATCGAAGACGCCAAGCAGACGGCCCTGGCGATGGTGCGCGAAGGCTACGTCGCGCCGCACCCGCGCACAGACATTCCGGTGCTGGGCGAAGCGGCGCTCGCGCCCATTAAGCTGGCGATTCACATGATGGTGCGCGGCGGCTACATCAGCGAATATGACGCGCACGTCGCCCGTAAGCTGGCTTACATTATCACCGGCGGCGATCTGACGCACGCCGCGCAGGTGAGCGAGCAATACCTGCTCGACCTGGAGCGCGAAGCGTTCGTGTCGCTGTGCGGCGAGCGCAAGACGCAGGAGCGCATTCAGCACATGCTGAAGACCGGCAAGCCGCTGCGCAACTGAGCCGGCGGGGCGCTTTGCCGACCGGCGGCGGCCGCCAGCCGCGACTCCCGTCTGATAACGTTTCTAATTTGCATGGGTTGGTTTTACGAGAAGAAAACCGCAAGCAGGATTGGAGAGGAAGCAATGAAAGAAGCAGTGATTGTTTCAGCGGCGCGGACCGCCGTCGGCAAAGCGCCGCGCGGCACTCTGAAAGACACGCGGCCCGACGACATGGCGGCGGCGGCAATCAAGGCGGCGCTTGAGCGAGCGCCCGGACTCGACCCGGCATTGGTCGAAGACGTGGTGATGGGCTGCGCGACTCCGGAAGCCGAGGCGGGCATGAATGTTGCCCGGCAGGCAGGCTGGCTGGCGGGGCTGCCGAAAGAAACATCGGCGGTGACGATCAACCGTTTCTGCTCGTCTGGCCTGCAAGCCATCGCCTTTGCCGCCGAGCGCATTATGGCCGGCTGGGCAGACTGTGTCGTTGCCGGCGGCACCGAAACGATGAGCATGATTCCGATGGGCGGCCACACGATTCGCCCGAACCCGACGCTCGTCGAGCAATGGCCGGATTACTTCTTGAATATGGGATTGACGGCAGAGAACCTGGCGCAGAAGTATTCCATCTCGCGCCAGGAGGCCGACGAGTTCTCGCTCGTCAGCCATCAAAAGGCTGTCGAAGCCATTCAATCCGGCAGGTTCAAAGAAGAGATTACGCCGCTCCAGGTTCATAACGTCGAGCTCGACACAAAAGGCAAGCGCGCGGTCAAAGAATTTACTTTCGATACCGACGAAGGGCCGCGCGCCGACACTTCGCTCGACGCGTTAGGCAAACTGCGACCGGCCTTTCACGCGCGCGGCACAGTGACGGCGGGCAACTCTTCGCAGACTTCAGACGGCGCGGCGGCGGCTATTGTCATGTCTTCTGACAAGGCCGGTGATCTTGGGCTGAAGCCGATGGCGCGATTTGTCGCCTATGCCACGGCCGGCGTCTCGCCTGATTACATGGGCATCGGGCCTGTGGCGGCGGTGCCGAAAGCCTTGCGAATCGCCGGCCTGACGCTCGATCAGATCGACCTCATCGAGCTGAACGAAGCCTTCGCGGCGCAGGCACTCGCCGTCATCAAAGAGCTTGGCATCAACCGGGACCGTGTGAATGTCAATGGCGGCGCGGTGGCGCTCGGCCACCCGCTCGGCTGCACCGGCGCCAAGCTGACGGCGACCATCCTGCACGAGATGCGCCGTCGCAACGCCCGCTATGGCCTGGTGACCATGTGTGTCGGCGGCGGCATGGGCGCGGCAGGCATTTTTGAATTGTTAAATTAGACCAACAACCGAATTCGATTTTGGATTTTGGATTGCCGATTTTGGATTGAGGGACAGAGCGCATGGCATTGTCCGAACTTTCCGCCAATCCAAAATCCAAAATCGCCGGCGCGAAGCGCCAAGCTATGAAAATCCAAAATCGAATTCGGTCATGTACGAAGGAGATAAGGTGATGACCAGACCGGCTGAATCGAAGAGAGTGTTACGCGGCGGCAGCTTCATCCTTGAAGACCATCGCCCTGAAGATATTTTCACACCAGAAGAGCTCAGCGACGAAATGCGCATGATCGGCCAGACGGCGGCAGAGTTTTTTGAGAAAGAGGTCTTGCCGCTCGACGCCGAGATCGAATCGAAATCCTATGCGGTGCATCGCTCGCTGCTCGCCAAGGCGGGCGAGTTGGGCCTGTTGGGAATAGACATCCCTGAGCAGTACGGCGGCGCGGGGCTTGATTTGCTCGCCTCGCTGGTGGCTTCCGAGAATCTTTCGGGACAGGCGTCGTTTTCAGGCTCGCTCGGCGCGCACACCACCATCGGCACGCTGCCGATTGTCTATTTCGGCAACGACGAGCAGAAGAGCAAGTACCTGCCGAAGCTGGCCACTGGCGAATGGGTCGGCGCTTATGCGTTGACTGAATCCGGCTCCGGCTCGGACGCGCTGGCGGCAAAGACGACGGCGCGGCTTTCCGAAGACGGCAAGCATTACCTGCTCAACGGTCAGAAGATGTGGATCACCAACGCCGGCTTCGCCGATGTTTTCGTCGTCTTTGCGAAGGTGGACGGCGACAAGTTCACAGGCTTCATCGTCGAGCGCACCTTCCCCGGCGTGACGATTGCGCCGGAGGAACACAAGATGGGGCTCAACGGCTCTTCGACCTGCGCAGTGAATCTCGAAGACGCCCAGGTTCCCGTCGAAAACGTCCTCGGCGAGATCGGCAAAGGCCACCAGATCGCCTTCAACATTCTCAACATCGGCCGCCTGAAGCTCGGCGTCAGCTCGATTGCCGGCGTCAAGCGGCTCACCGGCATCGCCACGGAATACGCCAGGCAGCGCCATCAATTCGGCGTGCCCATCGCTTCGTTCGGGCTCATCAAGCAGAAGCTCGCCGAGATGGCGATTCGCGCTTACGTCGCCGAGTGCACGATCTATCGCACCGTCGGCATGATCGAAGAGGCGCTCGCCTCTGTGGATCGCAACGTCCCGAAGGAAGCCTTGAAAGCCATCGAAGATTACGCCGTCGAATGCTCGGCGATTAAGGTGATCG is a genomic window containing:
- a CDS encoding MASE1 domain-containing protein — protein: MIREPATKSRPILYPLLLLAVCAVYFGSARLGLSLAFLHANVSPVWPPTGVAIAAVWLLGYRIAPAIAVGALLVNLATDVSLITASGIAAGNTLEAVTAVFLLRRFVGRSPFYRTPDILKFVVIAAISTVVSATIGNLSLCLGGASWDNFGALWLTWWLGDGGGALVVTPLLVTWLDRPAERWSLRRLGEALLLLASSSSVAAIIFDGWLLPRIARYPLEHLIVPFLLWAAFRFGPRGATTTIAILATIAVWGTRSGNGPFVEPTPNESLLILQVFVAAVAIMTLVLAAIVSERRHAEEALRANQGQLRLITDITPVMLTHCSRDQRLLFANHAYADIFGLRPEQIIGQSIPDVIGEEAYKTILPYIERVLKGEAIEYEAEVPYRDVGSRFMRVAYKPERDATGNVVGWVASLSDITESKRAEAQIKDLNSELQRRIEEFQALIDTAPIGIGIALDPQCKDIWGNREFARMLGSEQQQNLSKSHSTALGLSFKVISNGQEVASAELPMQRACREGHAMLDEELTIVRSDGTAIHELCRAIPLKDEQGKVRGCIGVFLDITDRKRVEVEREQLLLREHDARAEAETANRVKDEFLATVSHELRTPLNSMMGWAQLLRQGNLDESNVGRALETIERNARAQAKLVDDLLDVSRIITGKLRLNSAPVEFGEIVQAAIDMVRPAAAAKETHIEFIPDCAACIIAGDPERLQQIVVNLLSNAIKFTPKGGRVVSRLESIEGNARLTVEDNGEGIPAEFLPHVFDHFRQADSSRTRRHGGLGLGLAIVHHLTALHGGTVEAHSDGPQRGATFTVTLPLIARASHSQAPTSDQSLAPGDTARRLFGIRLLLVEDDPDSLEMLRVVVDLHGAEVKTATRTSEALKIVEQWIPDVLVSDIGLPDEDGYALVTKARRLAQERGKQIPAIALTGYAGEQEGRRALSAGFQHYFPKPTEPRKLIAAIASLASYDDRRRTTADP
- a CDS encoding TetR/AcrR family transcriptional regulator is translated as MPTARRVAQTNGKSEAILRAAIKVFARSGFFNAKVADVAREAGVADGTVYLYFKNKDDILVSIFNHVMDEALGAGRRRLDEVSDPREKLERIVHAHLDRLGRDRDLAIVFQVELRSSTKFMEQFSATKISEYLDLIRGVIEEGQRGGFFRKGLNTTIAAKVLFGALDEMATNWVLSRRRYSLISTADSVIDLLLNGLQAAPPRKGNG
- a CDS encoding long-chain fatty acid--CoA ligase gives rise to the protein MTAEPRTLNEVFNLAVTRFRDDEFLRFKRGGGWQSLTYGEVARRVRELALGLIRHGIERGDRVAIWSENRPEWNLADLATLATGAVDVPIYTTQSPDQVEYILNDSAARAIFVSGPFLDKLLELKPQLPSLELVFVFDEPATGGEAVVRAESLTNAGRALYGEQPALYETLWRAAQPEDLATLLYTSGTTGDPKGVMLTHKNLTANTLLSYRWSALENRRDRVLTYLPFTHIFERAMWYLFLYAGAVVSYAESIDSVAANLVEVRPTVMTSVPRMFEKIYARIIERGLGAGFPKKQIFLWALGVGHDWAVRRNEGRPAGWWLSLQHRIADKLVFSKWREAVGGRIRVFISGGAPLAPEIAYLFAAAGLPILQGYGMTETSPSISCNTETRNRIGTVGPVLDGVEVKIADDGEILVKGDTVMKGYYNRPAENAAAFTEDGWLRTGDIGHLDEDGFLVITDRKKELIKTSGGKYVAPQRVESMIKSSRFVAQVFVVGNARKFPAALIVPNLELLRSYAEMKGIEYESDSDLLRHPRIIDLMQRQVDKYTAELGQWEKVKRVALLAKELTIESGDLTPTLKARRSVIENHYASEIDRLYADDRNPVTVAARR
- a CDS encoding 3-hydroxyacyl-CoA dehydrogenase NAD-binding domain-containing protein; the protein is MSYKINKVAVLGAGTMGAQIAAHFANAGVEVLLLDMSPAELAAQEAKRGLTLDSRAVRNRIVNGGFEAARKIKPAAFFAASVAGLITTGNYTDDLEKLAGVDWIVEAIVEKLDIKRDLYAQVEAHRRPGTIVTSNTSGLPIAALAEGRSEDFRRHFLGTHFFNPPRYLKLLEIIPTPDTAAEVTSLVADFCDRRLGKGIVYAKDTPNFIANRIASFSSLNAIRVMLDGEYSIEEVDAMTGPLIGRPKSASFRTTDIVGLDTALYVAENLYPMVPHDEKRDALVPPDFLREMVKRGWVGNKAGQGFYKRVKGEGGKTEYWVIDYKTLEYRPAEKVRQPAIEAARAIDNKAERIRTLIYGKDRVGEFLWKTISANLIYAANRIPEISDDILNIDNAVRWGFNYDLGPFELWDVIGVEKSVARMREDGETIPPLVEKLLASGKSSFYERREGRTYYFDLESGDYREAPQQSGVLILKSLKERQRVIKKNGAASLIDIGDGVACLEFHSKMNAIGADTVAMMNSAVKEVGENFEALVIGNQAENFSVGANIMLLLLGIQEGEWDEIGMSVRQFQNANMNLRYSAKPVVVATHGMALGGGCEVTMHGDRARAAAETYLGLVEVGVGLIPAGGGVKELVLRATEGAASGGDLFARIRKVSETIATAKVSTSAFEARELGFLRDTDPITMNRDRLIEDAKQTALAMVREGYVAPHPRTDIPVLGEAALAPIKLAIHMMVRGGYISEYDAHVARKLAYIITGGDLTHAAQVSEQYLLDLEREAFVSLCGERKTQERIQHMLKTGKPLRN
- a CDS encoding acetyl-CoA C-acyltransferase, whose translation is MKEAVIVSAARTAVGKAPRGTLKDTRPDDMAAAAIKAALERAPGLDPALVEDVVMGCATPEAEAGMNVARQAGWLAGLPKETSAVTINRFCSSGLQAIAFAAERIMAGWADCVVAGGTETMSMIPMGGHTIRPNPTLVEQWPDYFLNMGLTAENLAQKYSISRQEADEFSLVSHQKAVEAIQSGRFKEEITPLQVHNVELDTKGKRAVKEFTFDTDEGPRADTSLDALGKLRPAFHARGTVTAGNSSQTSDGAAAAIVMSSDKAGDLGLKPMARFVAYATAGVSPDYMGIGPVAAVPKALRIAGLTLDQIDLIELNEAFAAQALAVIKELGINRDRVNVNGGAVALGHPLGCTGAKLTATILHEMRRRNARYGLVTMCVGGGMGAAGIFELLN
- a CDS encoding acyl-CoA dehydrogenase family protein, producing MTRPAESKRVLRGGSFILEDHRPEDIFTPEELSDEMRMIGQTAAEFFEKEVLPLDAEIESKSYAVHRSLLAKAGELGLLGIDIPEQYGGAGLDLLASLVASENLSGQASFSGSLGAHTTIGTLPIVYFGNDEQKSKYLPKLATGEWVGAYALTESGSGSDALAAKTTARLSEDGKHYLLNGQKMWITNAGFADVFVVFAKVDGDKFTGFIVERTFPGVTIAPEEHKMGLNGSSTCAVNLEDAQVPVENVLGEIGKGHQIAFNILNIGRLKLGVSSIAGVKRLTGIATEYARQRHQFGVPIASFGLIKQKLAEMAIRAYVAECTIYRTVGMIEEALASVDRNVPKEALKAIEDYAVECSAIKVIGSEYLSYACDEAVQVFGGNGYSSDYPVERAYRDARIARIYEGTNEINRLIIAGQFLRRAAKGENTLFAAAKKLQEEMLSPSLPEELPETVFAAERQALENCKKAVVAVLGSVALRYRDKATEQQEILAAASDMIMDVFAMESAIMRTEKAISLKGEASCGLQIDATRVFANDAVQRVEQRAKTAIAAMSEGDDLRMMMGVLRRYMKFMPVNTVAARRRIADAVIEAGRYNLS